One Lepisosteus oculatus isolate fLepOcu1 chromosome 12, fLepOcu1.hap2, whole genome shotgun sequence genomic window, CCTCAGACAGTCGGTGTCAGGCTCACCTCCAGCACCCTGTCGGACAGTCGGTGTCAGGCTCACCTCCAGCACCCTGTCGGACAGTCAGTGTCAGTCTCTCACCTCCAGCACCCCCTCGGACAGTCAGTGTCAGTCTCACCTCCAGCACCCCGTCAGACAGTCAGTGTCAGTCTCACCTCCAGCACCTCGTCAGACAGTCAGCGTCAGTCTCACCTCCAGCAGCATGAGCAGGAGGACTCTGGAGATCTCACAGCGAGCAACAATATCCAGGAACGCACCTGGGAGacaagaggagagacaggagtactgagagacaggagcagtgaCAGACAGAGGGtacagagaggagagacaggagccctGAGAGACAGGGGGTGCAGGGAGACAGAAGAGAGACCGGAGTACTGGGAGACAGGGGGTGCAGAGACCAGAGACAGGAGCcctgagagacagaggagagacgGGAGTACCGGGAGACAGGGGCCCTGCAGGACTGCAGCCGTCAGTGGAAAGTGTGGGAGTGGGTCAAGCAGTCACTCACCCACAGGAGTGTTGTGTCCAGGGACCTGCAGGCCTCCCTCCTGAGCCAGGAACTGCATGTCTGTCAGCACTGCCAGGGCTCCATCATAGTCACCTGAGAGAGGAGGGCACAGCAGCTCTCCTGTTAGAGCCATATCTGCACAGGGAGAAGGGCTGCAGCTCACGAACAATAATCTCGTTTTCCTGCTCGATTGTAACACATGCAGATCGcagtaaaccctggagtggatcagactgctgcgcactgggagtctgactgacagcactgtaaaccctggagtggatcagactgctgcacactgggagtctgactgacagcactgtcacacctggagcggatcagactgctgcacactgggagtctgactgacagtactgtaaaccctggagaggatcagactgctgcacactgggagtctgactgacagcactgtaaaccctggagtggatcagactgctgcacactgggagtctgactgacagcactgtaaaccctggagtggatcagactgctgcacactgggagtctgactgacagcactgtcacacctggagtggatcagactgctgcgcactgggagtctgactgacagcactgtcacacctggagtggatcagactgctgcgcactgggagtctgactgacagcactgtcacacctggagtggatcagactgctgcacactgggagtctgactgacagcactgtaaaccctggagtggatcagactgctgcgcactgtgCAGACTCACGGGTCAGTATTTTGCAGGAGGCCAGCTGGCCCAGGGACAGCAGGCTCTCGATGGGGGTCTGGCTCTGCAGCTCGGCCGCTCTCTGGAAGTGGACGATGGCCTCTGCTGGCTTGTTCATCTCCTGTAGGCACACGACAGCGGTCAGCCGCCCAGCCACTGACCGGTCAGACAGGAAACTCAGAGAGCAGGTGCAAGAGAGGGAGCTGGAGTTACCTTGAGCGCACTGCCCAGCTCCAGGCACAGGCTGGCGGCCATCACAGGCTGGTTCACCTCAATGTACACCTGCAGGACAGCACCCACAGCTCAATATACAGCACCCACATCTCAATAtccaacacacaccacacagcacCCACAGCTCAATACCCAACACACACCACACGCAAGCCCTGTGTTCAGACAGCCCCCGTCTCCCTCAGCCCACCTTGATGGCGAAGCTGTAGCAGTTGATGGCGGCCTGCAGGTGCTCCTGGAAGCCTGGGGCTCGCAGAGCCTGGGTCTCCCACTCCGACTGCAGGAACAGGCGGCCGGCCTCCGTCAGAGCAAGGGCCTCCCCAGGGGCATTGAAGAGGGTCTGTTCAcagctgagacacacagacaggtcactgagagagagaggggttaatacacacactcctcctgcacactactgtacgctgacactgcactgagagagagaggggttaatacacacactcctcctgcacactactgtacactgacactgcactgagagagagagaggggttaatacacacactcctcctgcacactactgtacactgacactgcactgagagagagaggggggttaatacacacactcctcctgcacactactgtacactgacactgcactgagagagagaggggttaatacacacactcctcctgcacactcctgtacactgacactgcactgagagagaggggttaatacacacactcctcctgcacactactgtacactgacactgcactgagagagagaggggttaatacacacactcctcctgcacactactgtacactgacactgcactgagagagaggggttaatacacacactcctcctgcacactactgtacactgacactgcactgagagagagagaggggttaatacacacactcctcctgcacactactgtacactgacactgcactgagagagaggggttaatacacacactcctcctgcacactactgtacactgacactgcactgagagagagctgGTGAGATGCTGTAGGACAGTGATGAGGGTCTCTAGCAGTCAGCAGGAGACAGTGCAGGACGACAGAGAGCTGACAGACAGGTGCAGGACGTGGCTGAGGCTCTGACGTACCGGGCAGTGGCCAGCTTGCAGAAGGCAGCGTACTGGAGACagtcctgctgctgcagctcctTGGCCAGCTGACCTGAAGACACAACAGCATAGGGTCAGTCCAGGGCTGGTCACTGCAGGCACTGGGGTCAGTCCAGGGCTGGTCACTGGGGTCAGTCCAGGGCCGGTcactgcagcactggggtcagTCCAGGGCCGGCcactgcagcactggggtcagTCCAGGGCCGGCCACTGCGGGCACTGGGGTCAGTCCAGGGCCGGTCACTGCGGGCACTGGGGTCAGTCCAGGGCCGGTCACTGCGGGCACTGGGGTCAGTCCAGGGCCGGTCACTGCGGGCACTGGGGTCAGTCCAGGGCCGGTCACTCCAACATAGGGTCCATCTGGGACCGGTCATCATGGGGTCAGTCAGGGCTAGATGACCAGGACGTGGCGTTGCGTGTCGGGACTACAGGAAGCCGAGCCCCTTGGGGGTGGG contains:
- the f8a gene encoding 40-kDa huntingtin-associated protein, coding for MRRRRLPSVKMAAEGDFLVRYRAVSNKLKKRFLRKPNVAEASEQFGQLAKELQQQDCLQYAAFCKLATARCEQTLFNAPGEALALTEAGRLFLQSEWETQALRAPGFQEHLQAAINCYSFAIKVYIEVNQPVMAASLCLELGSALKEMNKPAEAIVHFQRAAELQSQTPIESLLSLGQLASCKILTRDYDGALAVLTDMQFLAQEGGLQVPGHNTPVGAFLDIVARCEISRVLLLMLLEPPPQKLLPEHAQTLERYAWESFDSHSQVTFLPENVFLLLQSVVMACQEKDIESLKSLQTELWPLLSPEQNHLLHLVLQERVAPSGQGI